The DNA window GCGCGTCGGGCATCGCGGCGAGCACCGAGAACTCACCTGCCAGTTTGGTCCGGCCGTAGACGCCCTGCGGTCCGGTCTCGTCGTCAATCTCATACGGGCGCCCCTTTGCGCCGTCGAACACGTAATCGGTGGAGATATGAATGAAGTCAGCTCCCGCGCGTGCACAGGCTTGAGCGATATTGGCAGGCCCGACCGCGTTGACGGCGTGAGCGCGCGCTTCGTCGGACTCTGCCGCGTCGACCTTGGTGTACGCCGCACAGTTGATCACCACATCGCCGGGTTCGATGAATCGCTCGGCTGCGCGGGCGTCGGTGATATCCCACTCAGAAGACGTCAGCGCCAGCACATCGCGGCCTCGACTACCCGCCTGAACTGCCAATTCACGCCCGACCATGCCGCCGGCGCCGGAGATAACGATTCGACCATTTTCTCGAAAACCCATAGTGCCGAGTCTGGCACGCCGACCCGCGCTACCCACTCTGCGCCCTTTTCGCAAGTAACCTGGGCTGATGCCCGCTCGTACTCTCCGTGTCATCGCCGTGTCGATGGCATTGGCGATCGTCGTCGGTACAGGCGTCGCATGGGGCAAGATCCGATCGTTTGAATCCGGCATCAATCACATCTCGCCCATCTCGCTGGGCGGCGGCGGTGAAGACGGTGCG is part of the Mycolicibacterium tusciae JS617 genome and encodes:
- the rfbD gene encoding dTDP-4-dehydrorhamnose reductase encodes the protein MGFRENGRIVISGAGGMVGRELAVQAGSRGRDVLALTSSEWDITDARAAERFIEPGDVVINCAAYTKVDAAESDEARAHAVNAVGPANIAQACARAGADFIHISTDYVFDGAKGRPYEIDDETGPQGVYGRTKLAGEFSVLAAMPDAHIVRTAWVYEGGDGGDFVAVMRRLAAGDQPVDVVADQIGSPTYAADLVGALLEVAEGNISEPLLHAANGGEVSRYEQAQAVFEAVGADPARVRPVGSDHHPRPAPRPPYSALSSALSAEAGLTPLRPWREALAAALAKHAG